The window AGACCTTATCTTGCTCCAGGGCAGCGATGGCCTCCCCCAGGCTCGTCGGCAGAGGCTGGATTCCCCGGGCGGCCCGTTCCGCCTCCGGGAGATCCGCCGGATCCACCTGAACCGGCTCGCCTGGGTCGAGCCCTTTCTCCAAGCCGTCCAACCCAGCAGCGATCACCGCCCCCAGGGCCAGGTAAGGGTTGCAAGAGGGATCCACGGTCTTCAGCTCGATGTGGGTGATGGGCCGACCGGCAGGGGGCTGGGGGACCCTCACCGCGGCCTCGCGGTTGCCGTAGCCCCAACAGGTAAAGGCCCCGCTCCAGAACCGCGGACGGATCCGCTTAAAGGAGTTGGGGCTCGGAGTCGTGAAAGCCATCAGAGCAGGCAGATGCTGGAGAACGCCGGCGATGAATGCCCGGGCCTCGGCGGAGAGAGCATTGGGACGGCGAGGGTCCGCTGTGCGGTTGCGATCGCCCCGCCACAAGCTGAAGTGAAGATGGGCGCCGCTGCCGGCTTTGTCCGGGAAGATCTTGGGGACGAAGGAAGCGATGAGGCCATGACGACGGGCGACAGCCCGCACCGTCTCTCGGAAGATGATCTGGTTATCCGCCGCCCGCAGGGCCTCCGCGTAGCGGATCGGCATCTCGAACTGGCCCGGGCCGGACTCCGCGTAGATCATTTCCGGGAGGACGCCCTGAGCCTCCAGGGCCGCGGTGATCTCTTCCAGCACCGGAGCCATGGCGTCCAGTGCGGCGGTCTGGGCGAACACCGTGTTGTCTGCGGGAAGCAGCCGATCCCCGTCCCATCGGAGCAGGTAGAACTCGTTCTCGAAGGCCGCCATGATACGCCATCCCTGCCGCCCAGCCCGCTCGATCATCCGGCGAAGGAATGAGCGCGGACAGTGAGGCCATGGCGCATCTCCCTCGTAGATATCCGTGAACACGCGGGCGTGACCGGGAGCATATGGTAAAGGGGTGAAAGTGGACCAGTCCGCCCGCATGTGGACCTCGCCGGCGGGGGTGAGCCCGGACCCCGAGGCGAGGGCATCCATCATCACCGGGAGAGCCTGCTGGGCGGCAGCAATGCCCACCCCGGCTCCCTCCAGATAGTCCTCCAGGAAAGCCGTATGAACGGCCTTGGCCCGGATCAGACCCGCGTTGTCGCACCAGATGAAGCGAACATACCGGATCTGATGGGTGCGAACGACGGCGAGAACTTCGCTCTTCCCGGGCGTCATTTTCCGAGCCTCCGCGGCGCGAGATGGAAAACAACGCGATGAAGCACATATTCGGCCCGGCCCGGGTTAGGCTTCGGTCCCGGGCCGGGCGTTGCGAGATCTTCTCTCAGGGCGCGGGGACCTTCTGCGGGACGCGCTCAGCAGCCAGGGTGAACTTCCCGCCTTTAACCTCGATGACCGTCACGCCTTTCTGCGGGATATGGGATTGCGGGGAGTAATTGATCACCCCGGTAACGGCCGGGAAGTCCCGGATGCTCTCCAGGGCCTTCTTGATCGCTTGGCCGTCCGTGGAGCCGGCGCGGCGGATGGCCTCGGCCAGCACATAGACCGTGTCATAGCCAAGGGCGGCGAAGACTGCCTCCGGCTCCGTGCCGTATTTCTGCTTATAAGCGGCGACGAACTTGCGCACCCGCTCATTCGGCGAGTCCGCCGTCAACAGCGAGTGGGTGGTGAAGAACACATTCTCCGCAGCCGGCCCGGCCACCTGGAGGAGGAGCGGGGTATCGTAACCGTCGCCGCCCACGATGGGGCCATTGATCCCCGCGTTGCGGAACTGCTTCACGATCGTCCCTACGTCATCCGGTAGCGCCGAGATGTAGTAAAAGGCGGGCTGCTGAGGCAGCGCCTTCACCTTAGCGATCTGGGCCGAGAAATCCTTATCCCCGGATTGATAGGTATCTTCCAGCACGATGGTTCCACCCAGCTCGGTGAAGCGCTCCTTGAAGTATTTGGCCAGCACCGTCGTGTATTCGGCACCTTTGTCCCAGAGCAGGTAGGCGGTCTTGCCGAATTTCTCGAAGGCGAACTCGGCCCCCACGGCCGCTTGCACGTTGTCCCCGAAGGGGGCCAGGAAGAGCATGTCCCCCACCTGCCCGGGCAGGCGCGGAGAGGTCGCTCCCACGGTGATGAAGGGGACCCCGGCTCGCTGGCAGATGGGGCCGGCGGCCAGCACGTAGTCGGAATCGTTGAAACCGATGACCGCCACTACTTTATCCTGCTCGATCAGCTGGGTGACCACGGTGGCGGCCGTGGCCGGGTCGGTCTTGGTGTCGCGGATGAGCAATTCGATGGGCCGGCCGAGCACACCGCCGGCCGCGTTGATCTCTTCGGCGGCCAGGCGGGCGCCGTTGGCGGCAGGCACATCAATGGAAGCCATCCCTCCGGTGAGGTTGAAGGGGGCGCCGATTCGAATCGGGGCCCCGCCCGCGGGGGTCGCCGGTGCCGCGGTCGGGCTGGCCGGCGCAGCGGGCCCGGTCGGCGCGGCAGTGGGAGCCGCTCCGGGCGCACAGGCGGCTGCCGCAAGGATCAGAATCAGGAACAAAACACCGAACCAACGCAGCGGGCGCATGGTTCCTACCTCCTCATAAAAGGATCTGCCTCTCGAACGGAGGAGGCTTTCCAGGGAACCCGGAATTCCCTGATCCAGTCCTCCGTCCGTTCGATCAGGGCCTCCAGCCGGAACTCGCGGTCCCCCAGCAGCCCCTGGCGGCGGAACGCGGTCAGGAAGATGAGCAACACCGCCAGACCGATCTGGCTTAAGCCGTAAAGGGGGCCGATGGAGAACGTCCCCACAGTCACCCCGGGTTCCAGGTTCCGTAGCAGCTCGGTCACGCTCATCACCAACAACGTCCCTACGATCGATCCGGTGATGCTGCCCATTCCTCCCACGATCATCATCACGATGATCTCGAAAGTTTTCGAGAAATAAAACGCGTTGGGGGAGAAAGCAGTGAGGAAATGCGCCCACAACCCTCCAGCCACCCCGGTGAAAAAGGCGCTGATCCCGAAGGCGATCAAACGCACCCGCCCGATGGCCACGCCGACACCCTGGGCGCCCCACGGATCGTCCCGCGCCGCCAGAATCTGCAGGCCTAAAGTGGAGTGTTTGAGGCGCCAAGCGATGTAAACATTCAGAGCAGCCCATAGGGCCGCCCAGCTCAGCGTGGTGTAGGGTGGGACGCCAGCGAAGGTGCGCGTGCCACGGGTGAAGGCTTCCGCGTTGATCAAGACCACGCGGGTGATGATCAGGAAGCCCAGGGTGGCCACGGCCACGAAGTGCCCGCTTAACCGCAGGATGGGGATGCCGATCAGCCCTGCCACAAGCGCCGCAAACAGCCCTCCGAGGAGGAGGGCAGGCAGGAAGGGTAGGGCGACCGAGGCCAGCGGCGCCGGCAGGTCCGGGAGGTTCGCCGCCTTCGCTGTCACCGGCAGGGTGAGGATGGCGGAAGTATATGCGCCCAGGGCCATGAAGCCGATGTGGCCCAGGGAGAAGACCCCGGTGAACCCGGTGAAGAGATTGAGGCTCACCACCAGCATAAGGTTGATCAAGAAAAGAACGCTCAGACGTTGCAGGTAAGCGTTCCCGCCCCGCTCGATCACCAGGTAAAGGCCCAGTAGCAATAGGCCTCCAAGGCCGCGCCCCAGCCAGAGCCAGCCTTGCCGAACAGAGATTGCCTTCATCTCAGATCCGCTCCGCTTCTCCATGGCCAAGCACTCCACCCGGGCGCACCAAGAGCAGGAAGATCAGAACAGCATAGACCAGTGCATCGCGATAGCCCACCACCGCGGAAGGCAAGAGCCCCTGCAAGAAGATCTCCAGGGCTCCCAGAAGATATCCCCCCAGCACTGCCCCCGGGATTGTCCCGAACCCGCCGATGACACAGGCCACGAAGGCTTTCAGCACGGGCTCAAAACCCATGCCGGGCTGGACAGTCCCGATGTGGGCCACCCAGAACAGGACGGCCAAGCCGGCCATCGCCGAGCCGATGGCGAAGGCCAGGAGGGTGACCTTCCCCACCTCGATGCCCATCAACTGGGCTGCGGTGGGGTTCTCCGCCGCTGCCCGCATCGCCAACCCTATCCGAGTGCGCGTGACAAAGAAAGCCAGCCCGCCCAGGGCCAGCAGCGCCCCGCCGAAAGCCCACAGATGGATAGAGGGGATAAAAAGATCTCCCCACGGATGAAAGACCTGGGTGAGCAGCGCCGGCATCGGGAAGGGACGGGACCGTGGGGAGAAGAGCAGGACTGCTATGTTCTCCAGAAACACGGCCACCGCGAAGGAGTTGAGGAGCAGGGCCACATCCGGAGCACCTCGGATCGGCCGGTAGGCGATCCGCTCCATTAACACGCCCAGGGCCGCTGCCCCAAGGATGGTCCCCGCAGCGACGAGGGGGAAAGGCAAGCCCCGTTGGAGCAGGAGCAGGCCGATGTAGGCGCCACCCATCATCACTGTCCCGTGGGCGAAGTTGATCAGCCGCATCACAGCAAACACCATCGCCAGGCCCACGGCCATCAGAGCATACTGGCTGCCCAGCCCCAGGGCGTTGATCAGCTGTTGGATCCAGAACTCCAGAGAACCGACGGCATGCATAAGAGGACGATCCTCCTTCCGTCTCAGCGTCCCAGATAGATCCGCACCAGATGAGGGTTCTCCCGCAGGCGGGCGGCCGAATCGGCCAGAACCAGGCGCCCGGCCTCCAGCACATAGGCCCGATCGGCTAAGCCCAGGGCCTTCTCGGCGTTCTGCTCGACGATGAGCATGGTCAACCCCTGGGCCTTCAGCCGGGCCAGGGCCTCAAACACCTCCTCGACCACCCGGGGTGCCAGCCCCAGGGAGGGTTCATCCAGAAGCAGAACCTCCGGCTCCGCCATCAGCGCCCGGGCGATGGCTAACATCTGCTGCTGTCCCCCGGAGAGCAGCCCTGCCCGCTGGTTCAGGCGCTCCTTCAAGACGGGGAAAAGCTGGAGCACCCATTCCAGGTTCCGACGCTCCCGTCCGGGATCCCGCAACCGGTAAGCGCCCAGCCACAGGTTCTCCTCTACCGTGAGGTTCTTGAACACCTGACGACCTTCCGGACACTGGATGATTCCCATCCGGGCGATGGCCGCTGGTGGTCGCCCTGTGATTTCGCTGCCCTTATAGAAAACCTGACCCCGGGCAGGGCGCAGCAGTCCAGAGATCACCCGCAGGGTAGTGGTTTTGCCTGCCCCGTTGGGCCCCAGCAAGGCCACCACCTCCCCGGGCTTTACTTGCAACGAAAGGCCGTGTAAAGCTCGGATCGCTCCGTAGGCCGCATCGATCTCACGCAGCTCCAGGATGGCGGGCTCGCCCAAGGAAGGCCTCCAGCACCAGAGGGTTGTTGCGGATCTCCTCCGGCGTCCCCTCGGCCAGCAGTGTCCCGGAGCTCAGCACGTGAAGGCGCGGGCAGAAGCGCATCACCACCGGCATGTCATGGGCCACCATCACAATGGCCACGCTGCGCTCTTGATGAAGACGGCGCAGCTGCTCCACCAGCGCCTCGCTCTCCTCCGGGTGAAGGCCGGCTGTGGGCTCGTCCAGAAGCAGGAGGGATGGCTCCAGAGCCAGGGCGCGGGCGATCTCCACCCGCCGCTGATCCCCATATGAGAGGGCCGCGGCAGGCCGATTGGCGAGGTGAGCGATCCCCAGCTGTGCCAGAAGATCCATCGCCCGCTCACGCAGCCTTTGAGCCCGCCGCTGCCCCGGCCCAAAGCCAAGCAAGAGCGAATCCAGGTCAGGCGGATGATGAACGGTCATGGCCACCATGACGTTCTCCAGGGCTGTCAGGGAGGGGAACAAGCGGATGTTCTGGAACGTGCGAGCGATCCCCAGCGCCGGGATCCGATGGACAGCCAATCGGGTGAGATCTCGACCGCGAAAGCGAATGGACCCCTCATCCGGCTTCAGGAAGCCGCTCAGGAGATTGATCAGCGTGGTCTTGCCCGCTCCGTTGGGCCCGATCACCCCCAGGATCTCACCCTCCCGGAGGGTCAGGCGATAGTCCTTTAAGGCGATCACGCCCTGAAAACGCTTGGTCAGCCCTTCTACTTCCAGCAGAGGAGCTGATCCTCTTTCCTGCTGGGCTGGCTTTTTATACTCGCCAGGTTGAATCGTCCGAGATCCATGGATGGAACCCGTCGACGCCATCGTCTTGCCCTGCCCCCAGGAGATTCACAAATATGACAGATGTGCAAGTTTGCACTATTGTAGTAAGCACGTTCGAGATTGTCAAGGATCAGTGCGAGGGGATCTCCAGAGCAGAGACCACGAGAGGAGCCGGCTCGGGGCGAGAGGGGATGGGGTTTCTCCGAAACCGGCCCCTTGAAGGGGAGGCCTCTCTCGTCGCGGCCTCCGGGTTCACTCCTCCGCTTCCGCCGCGATCTGGGCGAGCTCCTCCGCCGTCACCGCTTCCACGTTGTAGCGAGAGAGCCCCTCCCGGATGCGGGCCATGACCTCGTCGAAGGACATGGTCACGATCCGCTTGCGACGGATGGGGTTGACCTGAGAGAGCACCGCCTGCTTCAGGAAGGGATAGCGGATGCCCCGCTCGTGCAGGGCTTCCAGGATGGGTTCCAGCATCGCGTCGATGGCTTCGATCACCTGGGCCCGGCGCTCCCGTTCTCCGAGCGCTTCCCGCAACGGCATGTCCAGGAAACCATCCACCTTGCGGAGGATGGGGACGTAGCCCGCGCCGGCGAACCGCTCCTTGCGATCATACAGGATCCCCAGGGTGATGAGATGCGCTTCCTCAAACTGGAAAGCGAAGGCCCGCTCCGGGTCCTCCGGATGCTCCTCCCGCAGGGTTCGATACATCCGGAGAACCTCCAGCGCCTTCTCCCGAAGGTTGTGGGCTTTCTCTGTGTTCAGACCGAGGATGTGATAAGCCACTGCGGGATCCGGGATCAGGATGGCTGTGATCCGGCGGGCGCCAAGCCGGAACATCGCCTCCCGCCGATGGTTGCCGTTAGGGGTCCAGTAGCGGCCGTCCGGGGTTCGGATCGCGACGATGGGGTCGATGAAACGACCGATCGCCCGGATCACCGCTTTCAAGCGCTCCACGTGATGGGGAGAGAGATCCCGCTGATAGGGGGTGGGCTCCACGCGGTCCAACGGCAGCTCCACCAGGAGCTGCCAGCGGCCGCCATAGGGATCCGGATAAACCGCCCACACCACGCCCCCATCCGCCTCCACCTGCTGGGCCAGCTGCTGGATCTCCGCCGGGATCTCCCGGGACATGGGCGCTTCCTCCCCTGTTTCGAATTCCACCCGATACATCATCATTATAACCCTACCTTCAAACCCCAGAGGCCCCACCTTAGAATGTCCGATTTTGGGAAAATTACAGTGTCTTACACAAGAAATGATTTTGATTACATCCATTATCAAAAATTTTGTTGTTGGTTTTGACAGCATGCGCGGGTTTGTGGATAATGAGAGCAGAGTAAGTATTGTCTTTTGTCTTAGACTCCTCGACAGCGTGTCGGGTAGGGGGTCTCCGCCGGAGGCCATCGCGGCGATGAGGAGAAGAGGGAGCCCACGCCCTGTAGGGAAAGTTTCGACGGCCTGGGATCTGGCATTCCCCTTCTCTGATTCATAATAAGGAGGTGCCCCATGGCGAAGTTGCTCCGGGTGAACATGACGGATCTCTCCGTCCGCTTCGAGGAGGTGCCGGAGAAATACGCGTTGCTGGGCGGCCGCGGCCTGACCTCCAGCATCATCTACGATGAAGTCCCCCCGCTCTGCCACCCCCTGGGTCCGGATAACAAACTGATCATCGCGCCGGGCATCGTCAGCGGGACCAAGGCCCCCACCTCCGGCCGGACCTCCTTCGGCGGCAAGTCCCCGCTCACCGGAGGCATCAAGGAGAGCAACGCCGGCGGCCTCTCCTCGCAGAAGATCGCCCGCCTGGGGATCAAGGCGATCATCGTGGAAGGCCAGCCACGGGAGAAGGATCGTTTCTACGTCCTCAAGGTGGACAAGGACGGCGCCCGCCTGCTGCCGGCGGATCACCTGAAGGGCAAGGGGATGTATGAGACCTGCGATCTCCTCTGGAAGGAACACGGGGAGGGCGTGGCCATCATCGGCATCGGCCCCGCCGGGGAGATGCGCATGGCGGCCGCCGGGATCTGCGTCAACGATATGGAGAACACCGCGGGGCGATACGCCGGCCGCGGCGGCCTGGGAGCGGTGATGGGCTCCAAAGGGCTCAAGGCCATCGTCATCGACGATCGGGGCGGGCCGGGCGTCGAGATCAAGAACCCCGAGCTGTTCGAGCGGGGCATCAAGAAGCTCACCCAGGCCTCCCTGACCCACGACGTGACCAAAAAGGGCGGCGCCCTGAACACCTACGGCACCAACGTCCTGGTGAACATCATGAACGAGGCCGGCGGCTACCCCACCCGCAACTTCTCCTCCGGCCGCTTCGAGCTGGCCTCCCAGATCAGCGGCGAGACCAAGGCCGAGATCATCCACAAGCGCAACGGCGAGGGGATGACCGGCCATCCCTGCCACCCCGGTTGTATCATCCAGTGCTCCGACCGCTGGGCCAACCCGGACGGGACCTTCAAGGTCTCGGTGATGGAGTATGAGTCGGTCTGGGCGCTGGGCGCCAACTGCGGGATCGGGGACCTGGATAAGATCGCCGACCTGATCTGGCTTTGCAACGACATCGGGGTGGACACCATCGAGATGGGCGACACGCTGGCCGTGGCCATGGAGGCCGGACTGCTGGCCTTCGGCGACGCGGACACCGCCATCCGCCTCCTGAACGAGGAGGTCCGGCATGGCACCCCGCTGGGCCGCATCCTGGGCAACGGCTGCGTCTTCACCGGCCGCGCCTTCGGCGTCACCCGCATC is drawn from Thermoflexus hugenholtzii and contains these coding sequences:
- a CDS encoding ABC transporter substrate-binding protein, which encodes MRPLRWFGVLFLILILAAAACAPGAAPTAAPTGPAAPASPTAAPATPAGGAPIRIGAPFNLTGGMASIDVPAANGARLAAEEINAAGGVLGRPIELLIRDTKTDPATAATVVTQLIEQDKVVAVIGFNDSDYVLAAGPICQRAGVPFITVGATSPRLPGQVGDMLFLAPFGDNVQAAVGAEFAFEKFGKTAYLLWDKGAEYTTVLAKYFKERFTELGGTIVLEDTYQSGDKDFSAQIAKVKALPQQPAFYYISALPDDVGTIVKQFRNAGINGPIVGGDGYDTPLLLQVAGPAAENVFFTTHSLLTADSPNERVRKFVAAYKQKYGTEPEAVFAALGYDTVYVLAEAIRRAGSTDGQAIKKALESIRDFPAVTGVINYSPQSHIPQKGVTVIEVKGGKFTLAAERVPQKVPAP
- a CDS encoding glutamine synthetase family protein translates to MTPGKSEVLAVVRTHQIRYVRFIWCDNAGLIRAKAVHTAFLEDYLEGAGVGIAAAQQALPVMMDALASGSGLTPAGEVHMRADWSTFTPLPYAPGHARVFTDIYEGDAPWPHCPRSFLRRMIERAGRQGWRIMAAFENEFYLLRWDGDRLLPADNTVFAQTAALDAMAPVLEEITAALEAQGVLPEMIYAESGPGQFEMPIRYAEALRAADNQIIFRETVRAVARRHGLIASFVPKIFPDKAGSGAHLHFSLWRGDRNRTADPRRPNALSAEARAFIAGVLQHLPALMAFTTPSPNSFKRIRPRFWSGAFTCWGYGNREAAVRVPQPPAGRPITHIELKTVDPSCNPYLALGAVIAAGLDGLEKGLDPGEPVQVDPADLPEAERAARGIQPLPTSLGEAIAALEQDKVLLQALGPELARSYLAVRRAEWEAMKDLPHEEEVRILLERY
- a CDS encoding aldehyde ferredoxin oxidoreductase family protein, coding for MAKLLRVNMTDLSVRFEEVPEKYALLGGRGLTSSIIYDEVPPLCHPLGPDNKLIIAPGIVSGTKAPTSGRTSFGGKSPLTGGIKESNAGGLSSQKIARLGIKAIIVEGQPREKDRFYVLKVDKDGARLLPADHLKGKGMYETCDLLWKEHGEGVAIIGIGPAGEMRMAAAGICVNDMENTAGRYAGRGGLGAVMGSKGLKAIVIDDRGGPGVEIKNPELFERGIKKLTQASLTHDVTKKGGALNTYGTNVLVNIMNEAGGYPTRNFSSGRFELASQISGETKAEIIHKRNGEGMTGHPCHPGCIIQCSDRWANPDGTFKVSVMEYESVWALGANCGIGDLDKIADLIWLCNDIGVDTIEMGDTLAVAMEAGLLAFGDADTAIRLLNEEVRHGTPLGRILGNGCVFTGRAFGVTRIPAVKGQGMPAYEPRAVKGIGVTYATSTMGADHTAGYTIAPEILGVGGKADPFAVQKADLSRAFQATTAFIDSTGYCLFDAFCVLDIPEGFEGMVESCAGVLGVNWTTQDAIRLGYEIIRKERLFNEAAGFTKAHDRLPDFMTKEPLPPHNTVFDVPPEELDAVYDFSKWPKEVVGEVAA
- a CDS encoding ABC transporter ATP-binding protein, with the protein product MGEPAILELREIDAAYGAIRALHGLSLQVKPGEVVALLGPNGAGKTTTLRVISGLLRPARGQVFYKGSEITGRPPAAIARMGIIQCPEGRQVFKNLTVEENLWLGAYRLRDPGRERRNLEWVLQLFPVLKERLNQRAGLLSGGQQQMLAIARALMAEPEVLLLDEPSLGLAPRVVEEVFEALARLKAQGLTMLIVEQNAEKALGLADRAYVLEAGRLVLADSAARLRENPHLVRIYLGR
- a CDS encoding ParB/RepB/Spo0J family partition protein: MSREIPAEIQQLAQQVEADGGVVWAVYPDPYGGRWQLLVELPLDRVEPTPYQRDLSPHHVERLKAVIRAIGRFIDPIVAIRTPDGRYWTPNGNHRREAMFRLGARRITAILIPDPAVAYHILGLNTEKAHNLREKALEVLRMYRTLREEHPEDPERAFAFQFEEAHLITLGILYDRKERFAGAGYVPILRKVDGFLDMPLREALGERERRAQVIEAIDAMLEPILEALHERGIRYPFLKQAVLSQVNPIRRKRIVTMSFDEVMARIREGLSRYNVEAVTAEELAQIAAEAEE
- a CDS encoding ABC transporter ATP-binding protein — translated: MASTGSIHGSRTIQPGEYKKPAQQERGSAPLLEVEGLTKRFQGVIALKDYRLTLREGEILGVIGPNGAGKTTLINLLSGFLKPDEGSIRFRGRDLTRLAVHRIPALGIARTFQNIRLFPSLTALENVMVAMTVHHPPDLDSLLLGFGPGQRRAQRLRERAMDLLAQLGIAHLANRPAAALSYGDQRRVEIARALALEPSLLLLDEPTAGLHPEESEALVEQLRRLHQERSVAIVMVAHDMPVVMRFCPRLHVLSSGTLLAEGTPEEIRNNPLVLEAFLGRARHPGAA
- a CDS encoding branched-chain amino acid ABC transporter permease; protein product: MKAISVRQGWLWLGRGLGGLLLLGLYLVIERGGNAYLQRLSVLFLINLMLVVSLNLFTGFTGVFSLGHIGFMALGAYTSAILTLPVTAKAANLPDLPAPLASVALPFLPALLLGGLFAALVAGLIGIPILRLSGHFVAVATLGFLIITRVVLINAEAFTRGTRTFAGVPPYTTLSWAALWAALNVYIAWRLKHSTLGLQILAARDDPWGAQGVGVAIGRVRLIAFGISAFFTGVAGGLWAHFLTAFSPNAFYFSKTFEIIVMMIVGGMGSITGSIVGTLLVMSVTELLRNLEPGVTVGTFSIGPLYGLSQIGLAVLLIFLTAFRRQGLLGDREFRLEALIERTEDWIREFRVPWKASSVREADPFMRR
- a CDS encoding branched-chain amino acid ABC transporter permease; amino-acid sequence: MHAVGSLEFWIQQLINALGLGSQYALMAVGLAMVFAVMRLINFAHGTVMMGGAYIGLLLLQRGLPFPLVAAGTILGAAALGVLMERIAYRPIRGAPDVALLLNSFAVAVFLENIAVLLFSPRSRPFPMPALLTQVFHPWGDLFIPSIHLWAFGGALLALGGLAFFVTRTRIGLAMRAAAENPTAAQLMGIEVGKVTLLAFAIGSAMAGLAVLFWVAHIGTVQPGMGFEPVLKAFVACVIGGFGTIPGAVLGGYLLGALEIFLQGLLPSAVVGYRDALVYAVLIFLLLVRPGGVLGHGEAERI